A genomic window from Sulfurospirillum diekertiae includes:
- a CDS encoding TonB-dependent receptor, with the protein MSNKRLNLSVMVAIVVFPLTLHADVYKLDAVETTATQVNMVNNDGISDGFLDKNVTVGPLGKKKAIDTPYQINTIPKDLSENAQAMGLEDVIKYVPSAQIEYRGGADLGRPQTRGMRGEVVANSFWDGLHIVSTTATAMEMFDDLQIINGLAGALYGPTAPSGIYSFTRKRPTADYENSVKMTYGYKGYGEAMADVGGMANDAIGYRAVVIGGDGEGYVDNSALRRKLVSLGLDFHLTERLTLETNFSYYNYIKEGYSSSYLMPYTALGVAKYTLPDAFDATDKKYGPNNGGREITTTTYSTKLKYEIADNWHAEAGYLNQRADRNMYIGSSTFNSNAGTYTPAVVSVSPMAARFDLDSWMGYVTTEQNFLGLEHDLALGGNGYRWDIYGADGSRRYVSSTTDVESLTLADTIKLNDQWQTVLSTSKSWIDKDAYATTGATTSEISKDGYSYAASLIYKPLKNLSFYITYADSLQQFDPVTYSGKTFILDPYRSKQYEIGSKLSLDRVDLSAALFQIKRPTAYLGYDGIYEIQGDQTNQGVEFMASGKVAESVALFGGITYMDTDITGAKIANIDNKQAIGMPEWQANLLAEYTVPSYKELVLSSNFHYTGKRAIDPANTEWADSYFTTDIGARYATKQLFGDKTILRLSVNNITNEKYWAGIFAGNVSGLDGDATAGTTTLFLGDGRNVTASIEVKF; encoded by the coding sequence ATGAGCAATAAAAGGCTAAATTTAAGCGTCATGGTAGCCATAGTGGTATTTCCATTGACTTTGCATGCGGATGTGTATAAGTTAGATGCAGTTGAAACGACGGCAACACAAGTCAATATGGTAAATAACGATGGTATTTCGGATGGTTTCTTGGATAAAAACGTCACTGTTGGACCATTGGGCAAGAAAAAAGCGATTGATACACCGTATCAAATCAATACGATTCCTAAAGACTTGAGCGAAAACGCTCAAGCAATGGGCTTGGAAGATGTGATTAAGTACGTTCCTTCTGCCCAAATTGAGTATCGTGGTGGGGCAGACCTTGGTCGTCCTCAAACCAGAGGAATGCGCGGAGAAGTCGTTGCAAACAGTTTCTGGGATGGATTGCATATCGTTTCTACTACCGCTACCGCAATGGAAATGTTTGATGATTTACAAATTATCAATGGGCTTGCGGGTGCTCTTTACGGTCCAACAGCCCCCTCAGGAATTTATAGTTTTACACGTAAACGTCCTACCGCAGATTATGAAAATTCTGTAAAAATGACCTATGGTTACAAAGGCTACGGCGAAGCAATGGCAGATGTTGGTGGCATGGCAAATGATGCCATTGGTTACCGTGCCGTTGTGATTGGTGGGGACGGAGAAGGTTATGTCGACAATAGTGCTTTACGAAGAAAGCTTGTCTCTCTAGGACTGGACTTTCACCTAACAGAGCGCTTGACATTAGAGACGAACTTTAGTTATTACAATTACATTAAAGAGGGCTATTCAAGCTCATATCTTATGCCATATACTGCTCTTGGTGTAGCAAAATACACGCTTCCCGATGCCTTTGATGCTACTGACAAAAAGTATGGACCAAACAATGGAGGTCGAGAGATAACGACAACGACCTACAGTACCAAACTCAAATATGAGATAGCCGATAATTGGCATGCGGAGGCAGGTTATCTGAATCAAAGAGCAGATAGAAATATGTATATTGGTTCGAGTACCTTTAATTCTAATGCAGGAACGTATACGCCAGCTGTTGTCTCCGTATCGCCTATGGCAGCACGATTTGATCTTGATAGTTGGATGGGGTATGTGACAACAGAGCAAAACTTTTTGGGTTTAGAACATGACCTTGCCCTAGGCGGTAATGGCTATCGTTGGGATATTTATGGTGCAGATGGCTCTAGACGCTATGTCTCTTCAACAACCGATGTAGAAAGTTTGACGTTAGCGGATACGATTAAGCTGAACGACCAGTGGCAGACGGTTCTCTCCACAAGTAAAAGCTGGATCGATAAAGATGCATATGCTACAACGGGAGCTACGACCAGTGAAATATCCAAAGATGGTTACAGCTATGCGGCAAGCTTGATCTACAAACCGTTGAAAAATCTTAGCTTTTATATCACGTATGCTGACAGTTTACAGCAGTTTGATCCTGTGACGTATTCTGGTAAAACGTTTATTCTTGATCCCTATCGTAGCAAGCAGTATGAGATAGGTTCTAAACTCTCTTTAGACCGTGTTGATCTCTCCGCGGCTCTTTTCCAAATCAAGCGCCCAACGGCTTATCTAGGTTATGATGGTATTTATGAAATACAAGGCGACCAAACTAACCAAGGTGTTGAGTTTATGGCTTCTGGAAAAGTTGCTGAATCGGTTGCCTTATTTGGAGGCATTACCTATATGGATACAGACATAACAGGGGCAAAAATAGCGAATATTGATAATAAACAAGCCATTGGTATGCCTGAATGGCAAGCAAATCTTTTAGCAGAATATACCGTCCCAAGTTATAAAGAGTTGGTCTTGAGTAGTAATTTTCACTATACGGGCAAAAGAGCAATTGACCCTGCCAATACTGAGTGGGCTGACTCATACTTTACAACGGATATAGGTGCGAGGTATGCTACGAAGCAATTATTTGGAGATAAAACTATTTTAAGACTTTCTGTCAATAATATTACCAATGAAAAATATTGGGCAGGTATTTTTGCTGGTAATGTCTCAGGGTTAGATGGTGACGCTACGGCAGGTACGACAACACTGTTTTTAGGGGATGGTCGCAATGTTACAGC